A section of the Opitutales bacterium genome encodes:
- a CDS encoding slipin family protein — protein MNIKLIQYARIPFEHIGIETRDGQVVGLLGTGRHLRLDIEGLVGIRIHSERDPWIHESTSILSQLQKLSGAAEKIDFIDLKDDQRALVQIDGRFQSILGPGLYAFARNVMQVAVEVIDITSPRFVHSDLNVITRAASAATQLNQHDIVDGMVGVLYLDGAFHEVLPAGRHVFWKNVGVVKIYTHDLREKVLDVTGQDIMTADKVTLRLNAVVTYRITDVRLLAEATADAEQALYRELQLIIRAQIGGRTLDTVLSDKAAVTYEAQLALASKAADYGLEINGLGIRDIILPGDMKNILNQVIEAEKAAQANGIKRREETAAMRSQLNTAKLIEQNPILMRLRELEAVEKITDKADLQIFVGDGQGLSKNLIKMI, from the coding sequence ATGAACATCAAGCTCATCCAATACGCACGGATTCCTTTCGAGCACATCGGTATCGAGACACGGGATGGACAGGTCGTCGGCTTGCTCGGCACCGGCCGTCACCTCCGACTTGATATCGAGGGCTTGGTTGGCATCCGCATCCACTCCGAACGTGATCCTTGGATTCACGAATCCACATCCATTCTGAGCCAGCTTCAGAAGCTCTCTGGAGCCGCTGAAAAAATTGACTTCATCGACTTGAAGGATGATCAGCGAGCTTTGGTGCAGATAGATGGACGATTCCAAAGCATCCTCGGGCCTGGACTCTATGCCTTTGCACGCAATGTCATGCAAGTGGCAGTCGAGGTGATCGACATCACTAGTCCTCGGTTTGTTCACTCAGATCTCAATGTGATCACCCGCGCAGCCTCTGCTGCTACACAATTGAACCAACATGACATCGTCGATGGCATGGTGGGCGTGCTCTACCTCGATGGAGCCTTCCATGAAGTGCTCCCTGCAGGACGGCATGTCTTCTGGAAGAACGTGGGAGTGGTAAAGATCTACACGCATGACCTCAGGGAAAAAGTCTTGGACGTCACCGGTCAGGATATCATGACCGCCGATAAGGTAACACTCCGGTTAAACGCTGTGGTAACCTACCGGATCACAGACGTCCGCCTGCTTGCCGAGGCCACTGCCGATGCTGAACAAGCCCTCTACCGAGAACTCCAGCTCATCATCCGAGCTCAGATCGGTGGACGCACACTCGACACGGTGCTCTCCGACAAAGCCGCAGTCACTTACGAGGCTCAGCTCGCTCTCGCGAGTAAAGCTGCCGACTACGGCTTGGAGATCAACGGTCTCGGCATCCGCGACATCATCCTTCCCGGTGATATGAAGAACATCCTCAATCAAGTCATCGAAGCCGAAAAGGCTGCCCAAGCCAACGGCATCAAACGTCGTGAAGAAACCGCAGCCATGCGCAGCCAACTCAATACGGCAAAGTTGATTGAGCAGAACCCCATCTTGATGCGGCTCCGCGAGCTCGAAGCTGTTGAAAAGATCACAGACAAAGCAGACCTCCAAATCTTCGTTGGAGACGGACAAGGTCTCAGCAAAAACTTGATCAAAATGATCTAA